One segment of Triticum aestivum cultivar Chinese Spring chromosome 2A, IWGSC CS RefSeq v2.1, whole genome shotgun sequence DNA contains the following:
- the LOC123184829 gene encoding uncharacterized protein has product MAKLSLFLQTIYVFIFLLAHPNRGVRLYPVVQEGNNSLQQDLVYGLAKQKLPSLKSNSLEAKFSGEGNNSSGVLYYATHDSSGGPDASYYGFHATTDVYGHALKRGQLSRSGIWVGHSGDGRKSSFNAISVGWHIAPEKYGDSHPHLFTYWTRDGYQSTGCYNMDCPGFIAASSATVTPGARINPSSKVTLRVLKDDQSGHWWVYYGFNGVPTAVGYYPKSLFTYMAKKANQFSFGGFVFAERALPTPPLGSGVLPGGKGRAASFTDLRLIERDGRSSPIMKDLPSVISNNKCYSITPIVNSGCFFGGPGGCV; this is encoded by the exons ATGGCCAAACTTAGTTTATTCCTACAAACAATTTATGTATTTATATTTCTTCTTGCACATCCGAACAGGGGTGTTCGACTATACCCTGTTGTTCAAGAG GGTAATAATTCACTTCAACAAGATTTGGTATATGGTTTAGCCAAACAAAAGTTGCCAAGCCTGAAGTCAAATTCCCTCGAGGCAAAATTTTCTGGAGAAGGAAATAATTCATCTGGTGTACTATAT TATGCAACACACGACTCATCGGGAGGCCCTGATGCTAGCTACTATGGATTTCATGCCACCACTGATGTGTATGGACATGCGCTTAAACGTGGTCAATTAAGTCGCAGTGGAATTTGGGTTGGCCACAGTGGAGATGGTCGAAAATCAAGCTTTAATGCAATTAGTGTTGGATGGCAT ATTGCTCCAGAAAAATATGGTGACTCTCATCCTCATTTATTTACCTACTGGACG AGGGATGGATATCAGAGTACTGGGTGCTACAACATGGATTGTCCAGGTTTCATAGCAGCGAGCAGCGCTACTGTTACTCCAGGAGCTCGCATAAACCCATCTTCAAAGGTCACGCTTCGAGTGTTGAAG GATGACCAAAGTGGGCACTGGTGGGTGTACTATGGCTTCAACGGCGTCCCAACGGCTGTGGGCTACTACCCAAAGTCATTGTTCACATACATGGCAAAAAAGGCAAACCAGTTCTCGTTTGGTGGCTTCGTGTTCGCAGAAAGGGCGCTTCCAACTCCTCCATTGGGCAGTGGCGTCCTTCCTGGTGGCAAGGGACGTGCGGCATCGTTTACTGACTTGCGCCTCATTGAACGGGATGGAAGGAGCAGCCCCATCATGAAGGACTTGCCTAGTGTTATATCCAACAATAAATGTTATTCTATCACTCCTATTGTTAATTCCGGGTGCTTCTTTGGCGGGCCAGGAGGTTGCGTGTAA